The following proteins are encoded in a genomic region of Channa argus isolate prfri chromosome 3, Channa argus male v1.0, whole genome shotgun sequence:
- the LOC137123233 gene encoding testis-specific gene A8 protein-like gives MSFSVIISSPSSESIPDLLTAVKILTGSTVEIAAASVGEKRFVNAIQQIEGGERGLDSTVDVSQPEILEATIELTTKEAAAGVNEEELKSSEAGAVEEAADAEDTEEVFAEKTSAPADAVEEGGATEPPPEEATGATQTVGEVEAEEEALEPEAAHKEALSSTKASPEDAPPAEEATPTEEATTSAEAPPVDGMLMTPGTQTSAEEVAAEASAEDTVEAASTQREAVAVVNTTQLAAASTVFNLEVLSAADPESEAAVHEPKHCHSCHSAPAAAAKEVVPHAAAAEGEMVSEGAVDIILGPKEVALLVEGQRPKMSVWTVKSCSLM, from the exons ATGTCCTTCTCAGTTATTatttcctctccctcttcagAGTCAATTCCAGATCTGCTCACAGCTGTGAAGATCTTGACTGGTTCCACAGTTGAAATCGCAGCAGCTTCTGTTGGTGAGAAAAGGTTTGTGAATGCTATCCAACAAATAGAGGGAGGTGAGAGAGGACTCGACTCCACAGTGGATGTATCGCAACCAGAGATCTTGGAAGCAACAATAGAGCTGACAACCAAGGAAGCAGCTGCTGGTGTAAATGAGGAGGAGCTGAAGTCTTCAGAGGCTGGTGCTGTAGAGGAAGCAGCGGATGCAGAAGATACAGAGGAGGTTTTTGCAGAGAAGACTTCTGCCCCTGCTGATGCAGTGGAGGAAGGAGGGGCAACTGAGCCTCCTCCTGAGGAAGCTACAGGTGCAACCCAGACAGTGGGAGAGGTTGAGGCTGAGGAAGAAGCTCTGGAGCCTGAAGCTGCTCATAAAGAAGCTCTTTCTTCTACAAAGGCTTCACCTGAAGATGCTCCTCCTGCTGAAGAAGCTACACCCACTGAAGAGGCCACCACCTCTGCTGAAGCTCCACCAGTGGATGGCATGTTGATGACACCTGGAACTCAAACATCAGCGGAGGAGGTGGCAGCCGAAGCTTCAGCAGAGGACACTGTTGAAGCTGCATctacacagagggaagctgtggCGGTTGTGAACACGACTCAACTTGCAGCAGCCTCCACAGTTTTCAACCTGGAGGTTCTTTCAGCTGCCGACCCAGAATCAGAGGCTGCAGTACATGAGCCCAAGCACTGCCATTCCTGCCACTctgctccagcagcagcagcaaaggaGGTGGTgccacatgctgctgctgctgaaggagaGATGGTCAGTGAGGGAGCTGTGGATATAATACTTGGACCCAAGGAGGTGGCATTACTGGTGGAAGGACAAA GGCCAAAGATGTCTGTCTGGACTGTAAAAAGCTGCTCACTCATGTAA